From Mycobacterium lacus, one genomic window encodes:
- a CDS encoding SDR family NAD(P)-dependent oxidoreductase, translating into MGYADQLFDLTDRVVLITGGSRGLGREMAFGAARCGADVVIASRDMDNCVATAAEIAAETGRSAMAYQVHVGRWDQLDGLVEATYDRFGKVDTLINNAGMSPLYDRLTDVTEKLFDAVVNLNLKGPFRLSALVGERMMAAGRGSIINVSSTGSLRPNGGIIPYAAAKAGLNAMTEGLAQAFGPAVRVNTLMAGPFLTDISKAWNLDKATQNPFGHLSLRRAGNPSEIVGAALFLASDASSFTTGSILRADGGIP; encoded by the coding sequence ATGGGTTATGCGGACCAGCTTTTCGACCTCACCGACCGGGTGGTGCTGATCACCGGCGGCAGCCGCGGACTGGGGCGTGAAATGGCTTTTGGCGCGGCCCGATGCGGAGCCGACGTGGTGATCGCCAGCCGCGACATGGACAACTGCGTGGCCACCGCCGCCGAGATCGCGGCCGAGACGGGCCGCTCCGCCATGGCCTATCAGGTGCACGTGGGGCGCTGGGATCAGCTCGACGGCTTGGTCGAGGCGACCTACGACCGGTTCGGCAAGGTCGACACGTTGATCAACAACGCGGGCATGTCGCCGCTCTACGACAGGCTGACCGACGTCACCGAGAAGCTGTTCGACGCGGTGGTCAACCTGAACCTCAAGGGCCCGTTCCGGTTGTCGGCGTTGGTGGGCGAGCGGATGATGGCCGCCGGACGTGGGTCCATCATCAATGTCAGCTCCACGGGTTCGCTGCGTCCGAACGGCGGCATCATTCCCTACGCCGCGGCCAAGGCCGGGCTCAACGCCATGACCGAAGGGCTCGCGCAGGCCTTCGGGCCGGCCGTGCGGGTCAACACGCTAATGGCGGGGCCGTTCCTGACCGACATCAGCAAGGCGTGGAATCTTGATAAAGCGACCCAGAACCCGTTCGGCCACCTTTCGCTGCGACGCGCCGGGAATCCGTCCGAAATCGTCGGCGCCGCATTGTTTCTGGCGTCTGACGCGTCCAGCTTCACCACCGGCTCAATCCTGCGGGCCGACGGCGGAATCCCCTGA
- a CDS encoding phosphotransferase family protein produces the protein MHTVDAVGLGRWLDANDAPGTGVEPALERLTGGSQNTLYLVRRGDHRMVLRMPGARADAARIDGLLREIRLVRALAGTDVPHAGLIAADETGTVLGAPFYVMAAIDGWSPMDGGWRAPFDTDLGARRGLAFELVDGAARLGRVDWRARGLEGFGRPDGFHERQVDRWLTFLGAYRVRELPGLDEASDWLRRNRPAHYTPGIMHGDYQFANVMFTHGAPARLAAIVDWEMTTVGDPLLDLAWALLGYDGERPRDDGFYLDMRGMPPRGELLEHYEKVSGLSTENIDYYLVLANWKLGIVLEKTYAAAVRTGRVDPKITEALGSMIPRLIATAAELARTRPTRGR, from the coding sequence GTGCACACGGTGGACGCGGTGGGTCTTGGTCGTTGGCTGGACGCCAATGACGCGCCGGGCACCGGCGTGGAACCGGCGCTGGAACGACTGACCGGCGGCTCACAGAACACCCTCTACCTGGTGCGACGGGGCGATCATCGCATGGTGCTGCGGATGCCGGGCGCCCGTGCGGACGCGGCCCGCATCGACGGGTTGCTGCGGGAGATCCGGCTCGTCCGGGCACTGGCGGGCACCGACGTGCCCCATGCCGGGCTGATCGCGGCCGACGAGACCGGCACCGTGCTCGGCGCGCCGTTCTACGTGATGGCGGCGATCGACGGGTGGAGCCCGATGGACGGGGGGTGGCGGGCGCCCTTCGACACCGACCTGGGCGCGCGGCGCGGTCTGGCGTTCGAGTTGGTCGACGGTGCCGCCAGGCTGGGCCGGGTGGATTGGCGCGCCCGAGGTCTCGAAGGGTTTGGCCGCCCGGACGGCTTTCACGAGCGACAGGTCGATCGCTGGCTGACGTTTCTCGGCGCCTACCGGGTGCGCGAGCTGCCCGGCCTGGACGAGGCCTCGGATTGGTTGCGCCGCAACCGGCCCGCGCATTACACGCCGGGCATCATGCACGGCGACTACCAGTTCGCCAACGTGATGTTCACGCACGGGGCGCCGGCCCGGCTGGCCGCGATCGTGGACTGGGAGATGACCACCGTCGGCGATCCGCTGCTGGATCTGGCGTGGGCGCTGCTGGGGTATGACGGCGAACGGCCCCGCGACGACGGGTTCTACCTGGACATGCGCGGCATGCCGCCGCGCGGCGAATTGCTCGAGCACTACGAGAAGGTCAGCGGGCTTTCCACCGAGAACATCGACTACTACCTGGTGCTGGCCAACTGGAAGCTCGGAATCGTGCTGGAGAAGACGTATGCGGCCGCGGTGAGGACCGGCAGGGTCGATCCCAAGATCACCGAGGCGCTCGGGTCGATGATCCCGCGGCTCATTGCCACCGCGGCCGAGCTCGCCCGGACCAGGCCGACCAGGGGGCGCTGA
- a CDS encoding lipoprotein LpqH: protein MKRGLMVVVAAATILVVGLSGCSSKKSSTGSSGTTGSASTSAAGPGAAGTKVIIDGQDQHVTGSVVCTTAGGNVNIAIGGAATGIAAVLTDANPPEVKSVGLGNVNGVTLAYTSGTGQGNASATKNGSSYKITGTATGVDMANPMQPVNKPFEIDVTCS, encoded by the coding sequence GTGAAGCGTGGACTAATGGTCGTGGTAGCCGCGGCGACAATCTTGGTCGTGGGTCTGTCCGGTTGCTCGAGCAAGAAGTCGAGCACGGGCAGTAGCGGGACCACAGGTTCAGCCAGCACATCGGCAGCCGGTCCCGGTGCCGCTGGGACGAAGGTCATCATCGACGGGCAGGACCAGCACGTCACCGGTTCCGTCGTGTGCACGACGGCGGGGGGCAACGTCAACATCGCGATCGGTGGGGCAGCGACCGGCATCGCGGCCGTGCTCACCGATGCCAACCCCCCCGAGGTGAAATCGGTTGGGCTCGGCAACGTCAACGGCGTGACGCTGGCATATACGTCGGGTACCGGCCAGGGCAACGCCTCGGCGACCAAGAACGGTAGCAGTTACAAGATCACCGGGACAGCCACCGGGGTCGACATGGCCAACCCGATGCAACCGGTGAACAAGCCGTTCGAAATCGACGTGACCTGCTCCTAG
- a CDS encoding PE family protein, whose product MSYVLAVPELLASAATDLAGVGSALSAATVAAAAPTTGLVAAGSDEVSVAVASLFAGHAEEYQALSARASAFHQRFVQLLTSSAGSYLAAEAANASPLQAALDVVNAPTRALLGRPLIGNGADATTPGGNGGAGGLLYGNGGNGAPGGAGQAGGGGGAAGLIGNGGNGALGGTGAAGGAGGHGGWLYGNGGAGGPGGQGAAGGPAVNGDNGGNGGAGGAAGLWGSGGAGGQGGIGGAAGTNAGLQLADGGSGGNGGNGGAAGLLSGQAGAGGRGGEGGTGDFSGAFGGTGGTGGAGGAAGLFGAGGAGGIGGTGGDTGVNGAGAGGAGGAGGAGGSLVGMGGAGGAGGGGGLGPITDGGAGGVGGVGGAAGLIGTGGAGGDGGTGGAGFTRAGVGGTGGTGGAGGWWYGGGGAGGAGGGGGAATPIDVSGGNGGNGGSGGAARLIGNGGAGGAPGAGGANLQAGSHGRDGSAGAGGSGGLLYGDPGRTG is encoded by the coding sequence ATGTCGTATGTGCTAGCGGTTCCAGAATTACTGGCTTCGGCTGCAACGGATTTGGCAGGCGTCGGTTCGGCGCTGAGCGCGGCGACCGTGGCGGCGGCCGCTCCTACCACGGGGTTGGTTGCCGCGGGTAGTGATGAGGTATCGGTGGCGGTGGCGTCGTTGTTCGCCGGGCATGCCGAGGAGTATCAGGCGCTCAGCGCTCGGGCCAGCGCGTTTCATCAGCGGTTCGTGCAGTTGTTGACGTCGAGTGCGGGATCGTATTTGGCCGCCGAGGCGGCCAACGCCAGCCCGTTGCAAGCCGCGCTCGACGTGGTCAATGCGCCCACCAGGGCGTTGCTGGGGCGTCCGCTGATCGGCAACGGCGCCGACGCGACGACCCCGGGGGGCAACGGGGGTGCCGGTGGGTTGTTGTACGGCAACGGCGGTAACGGCGCGCCGGGCGGTGCCGGTCAGGCTGGCGGTGGCGGCGGTGCCGCGGGGTTGATCGGCAACGGCGGCAACGGCGCGTTAGGTGGCACCGGTGCCGCCGGTGGGGCCGGCGGTCACGGTGGGTGGCTTTATGGCAACGGCGGAGCCGGCGGGCCGGGTGGGCAAGGTGCGGCCGGTGGACCGGCTGTGAACGGCGACAACGGCGGCAACGGCGGCGCCGGTGGAGCCGCTGGGCTGTGGGGCTCCGGTGGGGCCGGTGGGCAAGGGGGAATTGGCGGTGCCGCCGGCACCAACGCTGGCCTCCAGTTGGCGGACGGCGGCAGCGGAGGAAATGGCGGCAACGGCGGTGCTGCCGGCCTGCTGAGTGGCCAGGCCGGCGCCGGCGGGCGGGGTGGTGAAGGCGGAACCGGCGACTTCAGCGGCGCATTTGGCGGGACCGGCGGAACTGGCGGCGCCGGCGGCGCCGCGGGGTTGTTCGGTGCCGGTGGCGCCGGCGGGATTGGGGGAACTGGAGGTGACACGGGGGTGAATGGTGCCGGTGCGGGCGGAGCCGGTGGTGCCGGTGGCGCCGGTGGATCGCTGGTCGGCATGGGTGGTGCCGGTGGCGCGGGTGGTGGCGGTGGTCTAGGGCCCATCACCGACGGCGGCGCCGGTGGCGTGGGTGGGGTTGGTGGCGCGGCCGGGCTCATAGGTACAGGGGGCGCTGGAGGGGATGGCGGCACGGGAGGTGCCGGGTTCACACGGGCTGGTGTCGGCGGCACTGGCGGCACCGGTGGTGCCGGTGGCTGGTGGTACGGCGGCGGCGGTGCCGGCGGGGCCGGTGGCGGTGGCGGTGCTGCTACCCCCATCGACGTCAGCGGCGGCAACGGCGGCAACGGTGGCAGCGGTGGAGCGGCCCGGCTGATCGGCAATGGTGGTGCCGGCGGTGCGCCGGGGGCGGGTGGGGCCAACCTGCAAGCTGGCAGCCACGGACGCGACGGGTCCGCCGGTGCGGGCGGTTCCGGAGGCCTGCTGTACGGCGATCCCGGGCGAACGGGGTAG
- a CDS encoding alkyl/aryl-sulfatase, whose protein sequence is MPVDHKPPTAAIETAHREHSLPLDDTTDFDNADRGFIAALSPCVVKADDGRVVWDNDAYSFLGGQAPTSVHPSLWRQSTLAAKQGLYEVVPGIYQVRGLDLSNISFIEGDTGVIVIDPLVSTEVAAAALGLYRTHRGGDRRVVAVIYTHSHVDHFGGVLGVTSQADVDAGKVAVLAPEGFTEHAVQENVYAGPAMTRRATYMYGTLLARGPQEQVGCGLGQTPSTGEVAIIAPTVSIKATGEKHTIDGVEIEFQMAPGTEAPAEMHFYVPRFRALCMAENATHNLHNLLTLRGALVRDPNAWAGYLTEAIDIFAGRADVVFASHHWPTWGHDQIVEYLSLQRDLYAYLHDQTLRLLNQGYTGVEIAEMFQLPPALERAWHTRGYYGSVSHNVKAVYQRYMGWFDGNPARLWPHPPEALAPRYVEALGGMDRVVELASAAFDSGDFRWAATLLDHAMFTDSDHATARELYADTLEQLGYGAENATWRNFFMCGAAELRDGNMGTAAQATSPALLSQLTPEQIFDGIAIRVNGPRSWDLDITVDITFADLATNYRLTLRNGVLVHRKVSADPATATATVKLDTKFRLLLAASGDLSSPGLQVSGDQTALQSLLGALDEPDPNFNIVTP, encoded by the coding sequence TTGCCGGTGGACCACAAACCTCCGACCGCGGCCATCGAGACCGCGCATCGCGAACATTCGCTACCGCTGGATGACACAACGGATTTCGACAACGCTGATCGCGGATTCATTGCGGCCCTGTCCCCGTGCGTCGTCAAGGCCGACGACGGCCGCGTGGTGTGGGACAACGATGCGTACTCGTTCCTCGGTGGACAAGCGCCGACATCGGTGCATCCCAGCCTGTGGCGGCAATCGACCCTGGCCGCCAAACAAGGTCTTTACGAGGTCGTCCCGGGTATCTATCAAGTTCGCGGTTTGGATCTGTCGAACATCAGCTTCATCGAGGGCGACACGGGCGTCATCGTCATCGATCCATTGGTATCCACCGAGGTGGCGGCCGCGGCATTGGGCCTGTACCGCACCCACCGGGGCGGTGACCGCCGCGTCGTCGCGGTCATCTACACCCACAGCCATGTCGATCATTTCGGCGGTGTGCTGGGCGTCACCTCGCAGGCGGACGTCGACGCCGGCAAGGTGGCGGTGCTGGCGCCCGAAGGCTTCACCGAGCACGCGGTGCAGGAAAACGTCTACGCCGGCCCGGCGATGACGCGGCGCGCGACGTACATGTACGGCACCCTGCTGGCGCGCGGACCCCAAGAGCAGGTGGGTTGCGGGCTCGGCCAGACCCCGTCGACCGGTGAGGTGGCCATCATCGCGCCGACCGTCTCCATCAAGGCGACCGGTGAGAAGCACACCATCGACGGCGTGGAAATCGAGTTCCAGATGGCGCCCGGCACCGAGGCTCCCGCCGAGATGCACTTCTATGTCCCGCGGTTCCGCGCGCTGTGCATGGCCGAGAACGCCACCCATAACCTGCACAACCTGCTGACCCTGCGGGGCGCGCTGGTGCGCGACCCCAATGCCTGGGCGGGCTATCTGACCGAGGCGATCGACATCTTCGCCGGCCGTGCCGATGTGGTGTTCGCCTCCCACCACTGGCCGACCTGGGGGCACGACCAGATCGTCGAATACCTGTCGCTGCAACGGGACCTGTACGCGTACCTGCACGACCAGACGCTGCGGCTGCTCAACCAGGGCTATACCGGCGTCGAAATCGCCGAAATGTTCCAGCTGCCACCGGCGCTGGAGCGGGCCTGGCATACCCGCGGCTACTACGGGTCGGTCAGCCACAACGTGAAGGCGGTCTACCAGCGCTACATGGGCTGGTTCGACGGTAACCCGGCCCGGCTGTGGCCCCATCCCCCGGAGGCCCTCGCGCCGCGCTACGTCGAGGCGCTCGGCGGGATGGACCGGGTCGTCGAACTCGCTTCGGCGGCGTTCGATTCCGGTGACTTCCGCTGGGCGGCAACCCTGCTCGACCACGCGATGTTCACCGACAGCGACCACGCCACCGCCCGCGAGCTATACGCCGACACGCTCGAGCAGTTGGGCTACGGCGCCGAGAATGCCACGTGGCGCAACTTCTTCATGTGCGGGGCCGCAGAATTGCGGGACGGCAACATGGGTACCGCAGCTCAGGCCACCTCGCCGGCCTTGCTTTCCCAGCTGACACCGGAGCAGATCTTCGACGGCATCGCCATTCGGGTCAACGGCCCGCGCAGCTGGGACCTCGACATCACCGTCGACATCACGTTCGCCGACCTGGCGACCAACTACCGGCTCACGTTGCGCAACGGAGTGCTGGTTCATCGCAAGGTTTCCGCCGATCCGGCGACGGCGACCGCTACGGTCAAGCTGGACACCAAGTTTCGGCTGCTGCTCGCGGCGAGCGGCGATCTCAGCTCGCCCGGGCTTCAAGTGTCCGGTGATCAGACGGCGTTGCAGTCGCTGCTGGGTGCACTCGATGAGCCGGATCCGAACTTCAACATCGTCACGCCCTAG
- a CDS encoding sensor histidine kinase — MSSSRPANTRRVWSLRLRLLVGQVVVLTTVCIGITAATELALDHHLVAQLDGQLSGTSYRSAVLYPDQPRRHQPRYYPRPGPGPRFLDAPGQPAGMVGAVVSDGKTVDAGYLTSVGARAALSDKAQAQLAAIAGSRDPVTLNLDGLGRYRVVAAPSRNRADVIVTGLSMAGVDATMIRMLIIFGIVTMVALAAATIAGVVIIRRALAPLRRVAQTAREVIDIPLDRGEVALPIRVAEPDANPYTEVGQLGSALNRMLDHIAAALSARQASETRVRQFVADASHELRTPLAAIRGYTELTQRMGDDREAVAHAMSRVASETERITRLVEDLLLLARLDSGRPLQREPVDLSRLAVDAVSDAHVAGPDHRWELDLPEEPVVVPGDAARLHQVLTNLLANARIHTGAGTVVTTRLSREPAHTVLQVIDNGPGIPAALQSEMFERFARGDTSRSRKGGSTGLGLAIVSAVVKAHNGTITVNSRPGRTEFAVRLPLDGWQPSA; from the coding sequence ATGTCCTCAAGCCGGCCCGCTAACACGCGGCGAGTCTGGTCGCTTCGGCTGCGCCTGTTGGTCGGGCAGGTCGTCGTGCTGACAACCGTATGCATCGGAATCACCGCGGCGACCGAACTGGCGCTGGACCACCACCTGGTGGCGCAGCTCGACGGGCAGCTCAGCGGGACTTCGTACCGCTCGGCGGTGTTGTACCCCGACCAGCCTCGTCGGCACCAGCCGCGCTATTACCCGCGGCCGGGCCCCGGTCCGAGGTTTCTCGATGCCCCGGGCCAGCCGGCCGGCATGGTCGGGGCGGTGGTCAGCGACGGCAAGACGGTCGACGCCGGCTACCTGACCAGCGTCGGTGCCCGCGCGGCGTTGAGCGACAAGGCCCAGGCCCAGCTGGCGGCGATCGCGGGCAGCCGCGATCCGGTGACGTTGAATCTCGACGGCCTCGGCCGGTACCGGGTCGTCGCCGCCCCGAGCCGGAACCGGGCCGACGTCATCGTCACCGGACTGTCGATGGCAGGCGTCGACGCCACGATGATCCGGATGCTGATCATTTTCGGGATCGTCACCATGGTGGCGCTGGCCGCCGCAACGATCGCCGGCGTTGTCATCATCAGGCGAGCGCTCGCGCCGCTGCGGCGCGTCGCGCAAACCGCTCGCGAAGTCATCGATATTCCCCTGGACCGCGGCGAAGTCGCGTTACCGATCCGGGTCGCCGAACCCGACGCAAACCCCTACACCGAGGTGGGCCAGCTCGGTTCGGCCCTCAACCGGATGCTCGACCACATCGCCGCCGCCCTGTCGGCGCGGCAGGCCAGCGAGACTCGGGTGCGCCAATTCGTCGCCGACGCCAGTCACGAACTGCGCACCCCCCTGGCCGCGATCCGCGGCTACACCGAACTCACCCAACGCATGGGAGACGATCGCGAGGCGGTGGCGCACGCGATGAGCCGGGTGGCATCCGAGACCGAGCGGATAACGCGGCTCGTCGAAGACCTGCTGCTGCTGGCCCGGCTGGATTCCGGCCGGCCGCTGCAGCGCGAACCCGTGGACCTGTCGCGGCTGGCGGTTGACGCCGTCAGCGACGCGCACGTCGCCGGGCCGGATCATCGGTGGGAGCTCGACCTGCCCGAAGAACCGGTGGTCGTCCCCGGCGATGCGGCCCGGCTGCATCAGGTGCTGACGAACCTGCTCGCCAACGCCCGCATCCACACCGGTGCCGGCACCGTCGTGACGACGCGGTTGAGCCGCGAGCCGGCGCACACCGTGCTGCAGGTGATCGACAACGGCCCCGGCATTCCGGCAGCACTGCAGTCGGAGATGTTCGAGCGGTTCGCCCGCGGCGACACCTCACGCTCCCGCAAGGGCGGTAGCACCGGGCTGGGTCTGGCAATCGTCTCCGCTGTCGTCAAGGCGCACAACGGGACCATCACGGTGAACAGCAGGCCCGGTCGAACCGAGTTCGCGGTGCGGTTGCCACTCGACGGGTGGCAACCGTCCGCCTGA
- a CDS encoding TetR/AcrR family transcriptional regulator has protein sequence MTSLTNRVAAAVERALDDRQREATEEVERILAAAVRVMERVAPEAPRVSDIVAEAGSSNKAFYRYFAGKDDLILAVMERGVGIVVSYLQHQMAKESRPQDKVARWIEGTLAQVADPHLISMSRAAAGQMAASMHWRAADQEMMRPLRDLLIEPVTALGSADLDRDVEAVFGCTAAAMRRYVGSADRPGPADIEHLVRFCLRGLGAG, from the coding sequence GTGACCTCGTTGACCAATAGGGTCGCCGCCGCCGTCGAACGCGCACTCGACGACCGTCAGCGAGAGGCCACCGAGGAGGTGGAACGCATCCTGGCCGCCGCGGTGCGGGTCATGGAGCGGGTCGCACCCGAAGCGCCCCGGGTCAGCGACATCGTCGCCGAGGCCGGCTCGTCGAACAAGGCGTTCTACCGGTACTTCGCCGGCAAGGACGATCTCATCCTGGCCGTCATGGAACGCGGGGTGGGCATCGTCGTGTCCTACCTGCAGCATCAAATGGCCAAGGAATCCAGGCCGCAGGACAAGGTCGCGCGCTGGATCGAGGGCACCCTGGCGCAGGTCGCCGACCCGCACCTGATCAGCATGAGCCGGGCGGCGGCCGGCCAGATGGCGGCCAGCATGCATTGGCGCGCGGCCGACCAGGAAATGATGCGACCGCTGCGCGACTTGCTGATCGAGCCGGTCACCGCGCTGGGCAGCGCCGACCTCGACCGCGATGTCGAGGCCGTGTTCGGCTGCACGGCCGCCGCCATGCGACGGTACGTCGGCTCCGCCGACCGTCCCGGCCCCGCGGACATCGAGCACCTGGTGCGGTTCTGCCTGCGCGGTCTGGGGGCCGGCTGA
- a CDS encoding MmcQ/YjbR family DNA-binding protein, translated as MADRPATVGDVHRVAASMPHLTRLEGPKGNPIYQVGGKSFVFFRTPQPDATDPVTGERYTDVIMLWVESESDKLALVQDPASPFFTTAHFDAHPSVLVRASRLAEIGMTELTELIQDAWLSRASKRRAAAWLAAHHP; from the coding sequence ATGGCTGATCGACCCGCCACGGTAGGCGATGTGCATCGGGTCGCCGCGTCCATGCCGCACCTCACCCGCCTGGAAGGGCCGAAGGGCAATCCTATCTATCAGGTGGGCGGCAAGTCGTTCGTGTTCTTCCGCACGCCCCAGCCGGACGCAACCGATCCGGTCACCGGCGAACGCTACACCGACGTCATCATGCTGTGGGTGGAGTCGGAGAGCGACAAGCTGGCGCTGGTGCAGGATCCCGCGTCGCCGTTCTTCACCACGGCCCATTTCGACGCGCACCCCTCGGTGTTGGTGCGCGCCAGCCGATTGGCGGAAATCGGCATGACGGAGCTGACCGAGCTGATTCAGGACGCGTGGTTGTCGCGGGCGTCGAAGCGCCGAGCCGCGGCGTGGCTCGCTGCCCACCACCCGTAG
- a CDS encoding acyl-CoA dehydrogenase family protein, protein MSWDFSTEPEFEKRLDWIREFVREEVEPLEVLFPGCEFLPLNAERRRIVDPLKQRVRDNGLWAPHLGPELGGQGFGAVKLTLINEILGRSPWAPIVFGTQAPDTGNAEILARFGTQDQKDRYLAGLLSGEIFSCFSMTEPQGGADPRVFTTRAVSDGDDWVITGRKFVSSNASVASFFIVVAITDPDVPVHRGASTFLVPAGTEGLTIEANYHLVGAAAHEPGHSLVRYDAVRVGSDALLGEPGQGFMILQARLAGGRLHHAMRSIGVAQRAVDMMSRRAKSRSTQGSSLADKQLVQQFIADSYTELMPFRLAVLHAAWLIDTVGEHAARAEIAACKILASQVLKSIGLRAIQVHGALGTTDQLPLVNVLLGGVALGLADGPTEAHKVNLARLLLKNYEAEDPEWPSELLSIRREAALAKYGDLVDQ, encoded by the coding sequence ATGTCTTGGGACTTCTCCACCGAACCGGAGTTCGAGAAAAGGCTCGACTGGATCCGGGAGTTCGTGCGCGAAGAGGTGGAACCGCTCGAAGTGCTATTCCCCGGCTGCGAATTCCTGCCGCTGAATGCCGAGCGGCGCCGCATCGTCGATCCGCTCAAGCAACGAGTTCGCGACAACGGCTTGTGGGCACCGCATTTGGGCCCCGAACTCGGCGGGCAGGGCTTCGGCGCGGTCAAGCTGACGTTGATCAACGAGATCCTGGGCCGCAGCCCGTGGGCGCCCATCGTGTTCGGCACGCAGGCGCCCGACACCGGCAACGCGGAGATCCTCGCCCGCTTCGGCACCCAGGATCAAAAGGACCGCTATCTGGCGGGGCTGCTGTCCGGCGAGATCTTCTCCTGCTTCTCGATGACCGAGCCGCAGGGCGGCGCCGATCCCCGCGTCTTCACCACCCGCGCCGTTAGCGACGGCGACGATTGGGTGATCACCGGGCGAAAGTTCGTCTCCTCCAACGCCTCCGTCGCCTCATTTTTCATCGTCGTCGCGATCACCGATCCGGATGTGCCCGTCCATCGCGGCGCCTCGACCTTCCTGGTGCCGGCGGGCACCGAGGGCCTAACCATCGAAGCCAACTACCACCTGGTCGGCGCGGCCGCCCACGAACCCGGACATTCCCTGGTGCGCTACGACGCGGTGCGGGTGGGATCGGACGCGCTGCTCGGCGAACCCGGCCAGGGCTTCATGATCCTGCAGGCTCGGCTGGCCGGCGGGCGGTTGCATCATGCGATGCGGTCGATCGGGGTCGCGCAACGCGCCGTCGACATGATGTCCCGGCGAGCGAAAAGCCGTTCCACCCAAGGCAGTTCGCTGGCCGACAAACAGTTGGTACAACAGTTCATCGCGGACTCCTACACCGAGCTGATGCCGTTCCGGCTGGCGGTCCTGCACGCCGCCTGGCTGATCGACACCGTTGGGGAACATGCGGCTCGCGCCGAGATCGCCGCCTGCAAGATCCTGGCGTCGCAGGTGCTCAAATCGATTGGGCTGCGGGCGATCCAGGTGCACGGCGCGCTGGGCACCACCGACCAGCTGCCGCTGGTCAACGTGCTGCTCGGGGGCGTGGCGCTCGGGCTGGCCGACGGACCCACCGAAGCGCACAAGGTCAACCTGGCCCGCTTGCTGCTCAAGAACTACGAGGCCGAAGACCCGGAGTGGCCCAGCGAATTGCTCAGCATCCGCCGCGAGGCCGCCCTTGCCAAGTACGGTGACCTCGTTGACCAATAG
- a CDS encoding nuclear transport factor 2 family protein produces the protein MTRTLQQVFAHHGKALAAGDLDEIVADYADDSVFITPSGVARGKEGIRKAFAKLLDDLPDAAWDLKTQIFDGDVLLLEWTADSTVNRVDDGVDTFVFRDGVIWAQTVRYTARPKG, from the coding sequence ATGACACGGACGCTGCAGCAAGTATTCGCCCACCACGGCAAAGCGCTCGCCGCGGGCGACCTCGACGAGATCGTCGCCGATTACGCCGATGATTCCGTGTTCATCACGCCGTCCGGCGTGGCGCGCGGCAAAGAAGGCATTCGGAAGGCGTTCGCCAAGCTGCTCGACGATCTGCCCGATGCGGCCTGGGACCTGAAGACCCAGATCTTCGACGGCGACGTGCTGCTCCTCGAGTGGACCGCCGATTCCACGGTGAACCGGGTTGACGACGGCGTCGACACTTTCGTGTTCCGGGACGGCGTGATCTGGGCGCAGACGGTCCGATACACCGCACGCCCCAAGGGCTGA
- a CDS encoding response regulator transcription factor: MCRADGQPITVLVVDDEAVLAEMVAMALRYEGWNIVTAADGSSAIVAARAQRPDVVVLDVMLPDMSGLEVLHKLREENPRLPVLLLTAKDAVEDRIAGLTAGGDDYVTKPFSIEEVVLRLRALLRRTGVTTSDSGAQLVVGDLVLDEDSHEVTRAGEPIALTSTEFELLRFMMRNAKRVLSKAQILDRVWSYDFGGRSNIVELYISYLRKKIDNGREPMIHTLRGAGYVLKPAR, from the coding sequence ATGTGCCGGGCCGACGGCCAACCGATCACCGTGCTGGTTGTCGACGACGAAGCGGTCCTCGCCGAGATGGTGGCTATGGCATTGCGATACGAGGGCTGGAACATTGTCACGGCCGCCGATGGGTCGTCGGCGATCGTGGCGGCCCGCGCCCAGCGGCCCGACGTGGTGGTGCTCGACGTGATGCTGCCCGACATGAGTGGCCTCGAGGTGTTGCACAAGTTGCGCGAAGAGAATCCGCGCCTTCCGGTGCTGCTGCTGACGGCGAAGGATGCGGTGGAAGATCGCATCGCCGGTTTGACCGCGGGCGGCGACGACTACGTCACCAAGCCATTCAGCATCGAGGAGGTAGTGCTGCGCTTGCGGGCGCTGCTGCGGCGCACCGGGGTGACGACGTCGGACAGCGGCGCGCAGTTGGTGGTTGGCGACTTGGTGCTCGATGAGGACAGTCACGAGGTGACCCGCGCCGGCGAACCGATTGCATTGACCTCCACCGAGTTCGAGCTGCTGCGGTTCATGATGCGCAACGCCAAGCGAGTGCTGAGCAAGGCCCAGATCCTGGATCGGGTATGGAGCTACGACTTCGGCGGCCGGTCCAACATCGTCGAGCTATACATCTCATACCTGCGCAAGAAGATCGACAACGGTCGCGAACCCATGATCCACACGCTGCGCGGCGCAGGGTATGTCCTCAAGCCGGCCCGCTAA